A section of the Tenrec ecaudatus isolate mTenEca1 chromosome 10, mTenEca1.hap1, whole genome shotgun sequence genome encodes:
- the LOC142458125 gene encoding myosin-8, translating to MSGGSDAEMAVFGEAAPYLRKSEKERIEAQNKPFDAKTSVFVAEPKESYVKSVVQSKDGGKVTVKTEGGATLTVKEDQVFPMNPPKYDKIEDMAMMTHLHEPGVLYNLKERYASWMIYTYSGLFCVTVNPYKWLPVYNPEVVAAYRGKKRQEAPPHIFSISDNAYQFMLTDRENQSILITGESGAGKTVNTKRVIQYFATIAVTGEKKKEESGKMQGNLEDQIISANPLLEAFGNAKTVRNDNSSRFGKFIRIHFGTTGKLASADIETYLLEKSRVTFQLKAERSYHIFYQITSNKKPDLIEMLLITTNPYDYAFISQGEITVPSIDDQEELMATDSAIDILGFSPEEKVSIYKLTGAVMHYGNMKFKQKQREEQAEPDGTEVADKAAYLQSLNSADLLKALCYPRVKVGNEYVTKGQTVQQVYNAVGALGKAVYEKMFLWMVTRINQQLDTKQPRQYFIGVLDIAGFEIFDFNSLEQLCINFTNEKLQQFFNHHMFVLEQEEYKKEGIEWTFIDFGMDLAACIELIEKPLGIFSILEEECMFPKATDTSFKNKLYDQHLGKSSNFQKPKVVKGRAEAHFSLVHYAGTVDYNIAGWLDKNKDPLNDTVVGLYRKSAMKTLASLFSTYASAEADSGAKKGAKKKGSSFQTVSALFRENLNKLMTNLRSTHPHFVRCIIPNETKTPGAMEHELVLHQLRCNGVLEGIRICRKGFPSRILYGDFKQRYKVLNASAIPEGQFIDSKKASEKLLASIDIDHTQYKFGHTKVFFKAGLLGLLEEMRDEKLAQIITRTQAVCRGFLMRVEYQKMLQRREALFCIQYNIRAFMNVKHWPWMKLFFKIKPLLKSAETEKEMATMKEEFAKTKDELAKSEAKRKELEEKMVTLLKEKNDLQLQVQSEADALADAEERCEQLIKNKIQLEAKIKEVTERAEDEEEINAELTAKKRKLEDECSELKKDIDDLELTLAKVEKEKHATENKVKNLTEEMAGLDETIAKLTKEKKALQEAHQQTLDDLQAEEDKVNTLTKAKTKLEQQVDDLEGSLEQEKKLRMDLERAKRKLEGDLKLAQESTMDMENDKQQLDEKLKKKEFEISNLISKIEDEQAVEVQLQKKIKELQARMEELEEEIEAERASRAKAEKQRSDLSRELEEISERLEEAGGATSAQVEMNKKREAEFQKLRRDLEEATLHHEATAAALRKKHADSVAELGEQIDNLQRVKQKLEKEKSELKMELDDLSSNSEAISKAKGNLEKMCRTLEDQVSELKVKEEEQQRFINDLSTQRARLQAEAGEYSRQLDEKDALVSQLSRSKQASSQQIEELKRQLEEETKAKNALAHALQSSRHDCDLLREQYEEEQESKAELQRALSKANSEVAQWRTKYETDAIQRTEELEEAKKKLTQRLQDAEEHVEAVNAKCASLEKTKQRLQNEVEDLMLDVERSNAACAALDKKQRNFDKILSEWRQKYEETQAELEASQKEARSLSTELFKVKNAYEESLDHLETLKRENKNLQHEISDLTEQIAEGGKQIHELEKIKKQVEQEKCDIQAALEEAEASLEHEEGKILRIQLELNQVKSEIDRKIAEKDEEIDQLKRNHIRVVETMQSTLDAEIRSRNDALRVKKKMEGDLNEMEIQLNHANRLAAESLRNYRNTQGILKETQLHLDDALRGQEDLKEQLAIVERRGSLLQAEVEELRASLEQTERSRKIAEQELLDASERVQLLHTQNTSLINTKKKLENDVSQLQSEVEEVIQESRNAEEKAKKAITDAAMMAEELKKEQDTSAHLERMKKNLEQTVKDLQHRLDEAEQLALKGGKKQIQKLEARVRELEGEVENEQKRNAESVKGLRKHERRVKELTYQTEEDRKNVLRLQDLVDKLQAKVKSYKRQAEEAEEQSNVNLAKFRKIQHELEEAEERADIAESQVNKLRVKSREVHTKISTE from the exons ATGAGCGGGGGTTCAGACGCGGAGATGGCGGTTTTTGGGGAGGCGGCTCCTTACCTCCGGAAGTCGGAGAAGGAGCGGATAGAGGCCCAGAACAAGCCTTTCGATGCTAAGACGTCTGTCTTCGTCGCGGAGCCCAAGGAATCCTACGTGAAGAGTGTTGTACAAAGCAAGGACGGAGGCAAAGTAACCGTCAAGACTGAAGGTGGAGCC ACTCTGACTGTCAAGGAAGACCAGGTGTTCCCCATGAACCCTCCCAAGTACGACAAGATCGAGGACATGGCCATGATGACCCACCTGCATGAGCCCGGGGTGCTGTACAACCTCAAAGAGCGCTATGCATCCTGGATGATCTAC ACCTACTCGGGCCTCTTCTGCGTCACCGTCAACCCCTACAAGTGGCTGCCGGTGTATAACCCTGAGGTGGTGGCCGCCTACCGAGGCAAAAAGCGTCAGGAAGCCCCACCCCACATCTTCTCCATCTCTGACAATGCCTATCAGTTCATGCTGACTG ACCGTGAGAACCAGTCCATTCTGATCAC CGGAGAATCCGGGGCAGGGAAGACCGTGAACACCAAGCGTGTCATCCAGTACTTTGCAACAATTGCAGTTACTggggagaagaagaaggaggaatcTGGCAAAATGCAG GGGAATCTGGAAGATCAAATCATCAGTGCCAACCCCCTGCTGGAGGCCTTTGGCAACGCTAAGACCGTGCGGAACGACAACTCCTCCCGCTTT GGGAAATTCATCAGGATCCACTTTGGTACCACAGGGAAGCTGGCTTCCGCTGATATTGAAACAT ATCTGCTAGAAAAGTCTAGAGTTACTTTCCAGCTAaaggcagaaagaagctaccataTTTTTTATCAAATCACATCCAATAAGAAGCCAGATTTAATTG AAATGCTCCTGATCACCACCAACCCGTATGACTATGCCTTCATCAGCCAGGGAGAGATCACAGTCCCCAGCATTGATGACCAAGAAGAGCTGATGGCCACGGAT AGTGCCATTGACATCTTGGGATTTAGTCCTGAAGAGAAAGTGTCCATCTATAAACTCACCGGCGCTGTAATGCACTATGGGAACATGAAATTCAAACAAAAGCAACGGGAGGAGCAAGCTGAGCCAGATGGCACTGAAG TTGCTGACAAGGCAGCCTATCTCCAGAGTCTGAACTCCGCTGACCTGCTCAAAGCCCTCTGCTACCCCAGGGTGAAGGTCGGCAATGAGTACGTCACCAAAGGTCAGACAGTACAGCAG GTGTACAATGCAGTGGGTGCTCTGGGCAAAGCCGTCTACGAGAAGATGTTCCTGTGGATGGTGACCCGCATCAACCAGCAGCTGGACACCAAGCAGCCCAGGCAGTACTTCATCGGGGTGCTGGACATTGCTGGCTTCGAGATCTTTGAT TTCAACAGCCTGGAGCAGCTGTGCATCAACTTCACCAACGAGAAACTGCAACAGTTTTTCAACCACCACATGTTCGTGCTGGAGCAGGAGGAGTACAAGAAGGAGGGCATCGAGTGGACCTTCATCGACTTCGGCATGGACCTGGCTGCCTGCATTGAGCTCATCGAGAAG CCACTGGGCATCTTCTCCATCCTGGAGGAGGAGTGCATGTTCCCCAAGGCCACAGACACCTCCTTCAAGAACAAGCTGTATGACCAGCATCTGGGCAAGTCCAGCAACTTCCAGAAGCCCAAGGTGGTGAAGGGCAGGGCCGAGGCCCACTTCTCGCTGGTGCACTACGCCGGCACGGTGGACTACAACATCGCCGGCTGGCTGGACAAGAACAAGGACCCCCTGAATGACACGGTGGTCGGCCTGTACCGGAAATCTGCGATGAAGACTCTGGCCAGTCTCTTCTCCACATATGCCAGTGCTGAAGCAG ACAGTGGTGCAAAGAAAGGCGCTAAGAAGAAGGGCTCTTCGTTCCAGACTGTGTCGGCTCTTTTCAGG GAAAACTTGAACAAGCTGATGACCAACTTGAGAAGCACTCACCCCCACTTCGTGCGCTGCATCATCCCCAATGAGACCAAGACTCCCG GGGCCATGGAGCACGAACTTGTCCTGCATCAGCTGAGGTGTAATGGCGTGCTGGAAGGCATCCGGATCTGCAGGAAAGGATTCCCAAGCAGGATCCTATATGGAGATTTTAAACAGAG ATACAAGGTTTTAAATGCCAGTGCTATTCCAGAGGGACAGTTCATCGACAGCAAGAAAGCATCAGAGAAACTACTTGCCTCTATTGATATTGATCACACCCAATACAAATTTGGACACACTAAG GTGTTCTTCAAAGCTGGCCTCCTGGGCCTCCTGGAAGAAATGAGAGATGAAAAATTGGCCCAGATTATAACAAGAACTCAAGCAGTCTGTCGGGGATTCCTAATGAGGGTCGAATACCAGAAAATGTTACAAAGAAG GGAAGCCCTGTTCTGTATCCAGTACAACATCCGTGCCTTCATGAACGTCAAGCACTGGCCCTGGATGAAGCTGTTCTTCAAGATCAAGCCCCTGCTCAAGAGCGCGGAGACCGAGAAGGAGATGGCCACCATGAAGGAGGAGTTTGCCAAAACCAAAGATGAGCTCGCCAAGTCAGAGGCTAAACGGAAGGAGCTGGAGGAAAAAATGGTCACTCtcttaaaagagaaaaatgaccTGCAACTTCAGGTCCAGTCT GAAGCTGATGCCTTGGCTGATGCAGAAGAAAGGTGTGAGCAACTGATCAAAAACAAGATCCAGCTGGAGGCCAAAATCAAAGAGGTGACAGAGAGGGCTGAGGATGAGGAAGAGATCAATGCAGAGCTGACGGCCAAGAAGAGGAAACTGGAGGATGAATGCTCAGAGCTCAAGAAAGACATAGATGACCTTGAGCTGACACTGGCCAAGGTGGAGAAGGAGAAACATGCCACAGAGAACAAG GTGAAAAACCTCACAGAGGAGATGGCCGGCCTGGACGAGACCATCGCAAAGCTGACCAAGGagaagaaggccctccaggaggccCACCAGCAGACCCTGGATGACCTGCAGGCAGAGGAGGACAAAGTGAACACTCTGACCAAGGCCAAGACCAAGCTGGAGCAGCAAGTGGACGAT CTTGAAGGGTCTCTGGAGCAAGAAAAGAAACTTAGAATGGACCTAGAAAGAGCCAAGAGGAAACTTGAGGGAGACCTAAAATTGGCCCAAGAATCTACAATGGACATGGAAAATGACAAGCAGCAACTCGATGAGAAGCTTAAAAA GAAAGAATTTGAAATCAGCAATCTGATCAGCAaaattgaagatgaacaagcagtaGAAGTTCAACTACAAAAGAAGATCAAAGAGTTGCAG GCCCGCATGGAGGAACTGGAGGAGGAAATCGAGGCAGAGCGGGCCTCCAGGGCCAAAGCCGAGAAGCAGCGCTCTGACCTCTCCCGGGAACTGGAGGAGATCAGCGAGCGGCTGGAAGAGGCTGGAGGGGCAACTTCTGCTCAGGTGGAGATGAACAAGAAGCGAGAGGCTGAGTTCCAGAAACTTCGCAGGGACCTGGAAGAGGCCACCCTGCATCACGAGGCCACAGCGGCTGCTCTTCGGAAGAAGCACGCGGACAGTGTGGCCGAGCTCGGGGAGCAGATCGACAACCTGCAGCGGGTCAAGCAGAAGCTGGAGAAGGAGAAGAGCGAGCTGAAGATGGAGCTTGATGACCTGAGCAGTAACTCAGAGGCCATCTCCAAAGCCAAG GGAAACCTGGAAAAGATGTGCCGAACACTAGAAGATCAAGTGAGTGAACTcaaggtgaaggaggaagaacagcAGCGGTTCATCAATGACCTGTCCACACAGAGGGCACGcttgcaggcagaagcag GCGAATATTCCCGACAATTAGATGAGAAGGATGCGTTAGTGTCTCAGCTTTCAAGGAGCAAACAAGCATCCTCTCAGCAGATTGAGGAGCTGAAACGGCAGCTAGAGGAAGAAACAaag GCCAAGAACGCCCTGGCCCACGCCCTGCAGTCCTCGCGCCATGACTGTGACCTGCTACGGGAACAGTATGAGGAGGAGCAGGAGTCCAAGGCCGAGCTGCAGAGGGCCCTGTCCAAGGCCAACAGTGAGGTGGCCCAGTGGAGGACCAAATACGAGACGGACGCCATCCAGCGCACAGAGGAGCTGGAGGAGGCCAA GAAGAAGCTGACCCAGCGTCTCCAGGATGCTGAGGAGCATGTCGAGGCTGTGAACGCCAAGTGCGCTTCCCTGGAGAAGACCAAGCAGCGCCTCCAGAATGAGGTGGAGGACCTCATGCTGGACGTGGAGAGATCCAACGCGGCCTGCGCAGCCCTGGACAAGAAGCAAAGGAACTTTGACAAG ATCCTCTCAGAATGGAGACAGAAGTATGAGGAGACGCAGGCGGAGCTGGAGGCATCTCAGAAGGAGGCCCGCTCTCTCAGCACCGAGCTGTTCAAGGTGAAGAATGCCTATGAGGAGTCCCTGGACCACCTGGAGACCCtgaagagggaaaacaagaacctGCAGC ATGAGATTTCTGACCTCACGGAGCAGATTGCTGAGGGAGGGAAGCAAATTCATGAACTAGAGAAAATAAAGAAGCAAGTGGAACAGGAAAAATGTGACATTCAGGCCGCCTTAGAAGAAGCAGAG GCTTCTCTTGAACACGAAGAAGGGAAGATTTTGCGCATCCAGCTTGAGCTGAACCAAGTCAAGTCGGAAATCGATAGGAAAATTGCAGAAAAGGATGAGGAAATTGACCAGCTGAAGAGAAACCACATCCGAGTGGTGGAGACCATGCAGAGCACGCTGGATGCCGAGATCCGGAGCAGGAACGATGCACTGCGCGTCAAGAAGAAGATGGAGGGagacctcaatgagatggagatCCAGCTGAACCATGCCAATCGCTTGGCTGCAGAGAGCTTAAGAAACTACCGGAACACGCAGGGCATCCTCAAG GAAACCCAGCTGCACCTGGACGATGCCCTGCGGGGCCAGGAGGACCTGAAGGAGCAGCTGGCGATCGTGGAGCGCAGAGGCAGCCTGCTGCAGGCCGAGGTGGAGGAGCTGCGGGCGTCTCTGGAGCAGACGGAGAGGAGCAGGAAGATCGCCGAGCAGGAGCTGCTGGATGCCAGTGAGCGCGTACAGCTGCTGCACACCCAG AACACCAGCCTGATCAACACCAAGAAAAAGCTGGAAAATGATGTTTCACAGCTCCAGAGTGAAGTGGAAGAAGTAATTCAAGAGTCACGCAACGCAGAAGAGAAGGCCAAGAAGGCCATCACAGAC GCCGCCATGATGGCCGAGGAGCTGAAGAAGGAGCAGGACACGAGCGCCCACCTGGAGCGGATGAAGAAGAACCTGGAGCAGACGGTGAAGGACCTGCAGCACCGCCTGGATGAGGCGGAGCAGCTGGCCCTCAAGGGGGGCAAGAAGCAGATCCAGAAGCTGGAGGCCAGA GTACGTGAACTTGAAGGAGAAGTTGAAAATGAACAGAAGCGCAACGCTGAGTCTGTGAAAGGTTTGCGGAAACATGAGAGAAGAGTGAAGGAGCTCACCTACCAG ACGGAGGAAGATCGCAAGAATGTTCTCAGGCTGCAGGACTTGGTAGATAAACTGCAGGCAAAGGTGAAATCATACAAGAGACAAGCTGAGGAGGCG